A single region of the Kocuria rosea genome encodes:
- a CDS encoding ATP-binding cassette domain-containing protein, which translates to MSTQNTPTGTTTDTAAPLVELADVGKRYGNIIALREVTMTVDAGKVTCVLGDNGAGKSTLIKIIAGLHQHTDGTLRVGGEETTFTSPRQALDAGIATVYQDLAVVPLMPVWRNFFLGSELTTGFGPFKRLDVARMKETTKQELADMGIDLRDVDQPIGTLSGGERQCVAIARAVHFGAKVLILDEPTAALGVKQSGVVLRYILQAKERGLGVVFITHNPHHAYPVGDRFLLLKRGRSIGYYEKKDILLGDLTAQMAGGAELEELTHELEQLGGHTSQMQQVQADMAESQARPRA; encoded by the coding sequence GTGTCGACGCAGAACACGCCCACGGGCACCACCACCGACACCGCCGCGCCCCTGGTGGAGCTCGCGGACGTCGGCAAGCGCTACGGCAACATCATCGCCCTGCGCGAGGTCACCATGACCGTCGACGCCGGGAAGGTCACCTGCGTGCTCGGCGACAACGGGGCCGGCAAGTCCACCCTGATCAAGATCATCGCCGGACTGCACCAGCACACCGACGGGACCCTGCGGGTCGGCGGGGAGGAGACCACCTTCACCTCGCCCCGGCAGGCCCTCGACGCCGGGATCGCCACCGTGTACCAGGACCTCGCCGTGGTCCCGCTGATGCCGGTGTGGCGCAACTTCTTCCTGGGCTCCGAGCTCACCACCGGGTTCGGGCCGTTCAAGCGCCTGGACGTGGCGAGGATGAAGGAGACCACCAAGCAGGAGCTCGCCGACATGGGCATCGACCTGCGCGACGTGGACCAGCCCATCGGCACCCTCTCGGGTGGGGAGCGCCAGTGCGTGGCCATCGCCCGCGCGGTGCACTTCGGGGCGAAGGTGCTGATCCTGGACGAGCCCACCGCGGCCCTGGGCGTGAAGCAGTCCGGGGTGGTGCTGCGCTACATCCTCCAGGCCAAGGAACGCGGCCTGGGCGTGGTGTTCATCACCCACAACCCGCACCACGCCTACCCCGTGGGGGACCGGTTCCTGCTGCTCAAGCGCGGGCGGTCCATCGGCTACTACGAGAAGAAGGACATCCTGCTCGGGGACCTCACCGCCCAGATGGCCGGCGGCGCCGAGCTGGAGGAGCTCACCCACGAGCTCGAGCAGCTCGGCGGGCACACCTCGCAGATGCAGCAGGTCCAGGCCGACATGGCCGAGTCTCAGGCCCGCCCCCGCGCCTGA
- a CDS encoding ABC transporter permease: protein MTSTRTPAAAPAPDRGSSGAPSTPTAAAPADERIQTKGLLGTFLARPEIGALVGAIVVALFFAVAAPSITQAQSISTVLYGASTIGIMVVGVSLLMIGGEFDLSTGVAVITSALAASMFSWFFAVNVWVGVGIALLTSLAIGLINGWLLMRTKLPSFIVTLSTFLMLTGLNLALTRLIGGSVSSPSISTMDGFDSAKAIFASSVTIAGVNVRITVFYWIALVAVATFILLKTRIGNWIFAVGGDENAARAVGVPVAKTKIGLFMGVGLCGWLLGMHNLFAFDSVQSGEGVGNEFLYIIGAVIGGCLLTGGFGSAIGGALGALIFGIASRGIVYAEWNPDWFKFFLGLMLLLATIVNMYVRKRVERK from the coding sequence ATGACCTCCACCCGTACACCGGCCGCCGCACCGGCGCCGGACCGCGGCTCCTCCGGAGCCCCCTCCACGCCCACCGCCGCGGCTCCGGCCGACGAGCGCATCCAGACCAAGGGCCTGCTGGGCACCTTCCTGGCCCGCCCCGAGATCGGGGCGCTGGTCGGGGCGATCGTGGTGGCGCTGTTCTTCGCCGTCGCCGCCCCCTCGATCACCCAGGCCCAGTCCATCTCCACCGTGCTGTACGGGGCCTCGACCATCGGGATCATGGTGGTGGGGGTGTCCCTGCTGATGATCGGCGGGGAGTTCGACCTCTCCACCGGGGTGGCCGTGATCACCTCCGCGCTGGCCGCCTCGATGTTCAGCTGGTTCTTCGCCGTCAACGTCTGGGTCGGGGTGGGCATCGCCCTGCTGACCTCGCTGGCGATCGGGCTGATCAACGGCTGGCTGCTGATGCGCACCAAGCTGCCCTCCTTCATCGTGACCCTGTCGACGTTCCTCATGCTCACCGGGCTCAACCTGGCTCTGACCCGGCTCATCGGCGGCTCGGTCTCCTCGCCCTCGATCAGCACCATGGACGGCTTCGACTCCGCCAAGGCGATCTTCGCCTCCTCGGTGACCATCGCCGGGGTGAACGTGCGGATCACGGTGTTCTACTGGATCGCCCTGGTGGCGGTCGCCACGTTCATCCTGCTCAAGACGAGGATCGGCAACTGGATCTTCGCGGTGGGCGGGGACGAGAACGCCGCCCGCGCCGTGGGCGTGCCGGTGGCGAAGACCAAGATCGGTCTGTTCATGGGCGTGGGCCTGTGCGGCTGGCTGCTGGGCATGCACAACCTCTTCGCCTTCGACTCCGTGCAGTCCGGGGAGGGCGTCGGCAACGAGTTCCTCTACATCATCGGCGCCGTGATCGGCGGGTGCCTGCTCACCGGCGGCTTCGGCTCCGCGATCGGCGGCGCTCTGGGCGCGCTGATCTTCGGCATCGCCTCCCGCGGCATCGTCTACGCCGAGTGGAACCCGGACTGGTTCAAGTTCTTCCTGGGCCTGATGCTGCTGCTGGCCACCATCGTGAACATGTACGTGCGCAAGCGCGTCGAGAGGAAGTAG
- a CDS encoding substrate-binding domain-containing protein, with translation MTARRPSPENLRPRAPRRLLAAAALLVPAMALAGCSSEGGRETTAAGEGGGGQAAQTEQIKIAMITHAAPGDTFWDRIRAGAEEASAKDNVEFLYASDPEGGRQAQLVQQYIDQGVDGIAVTLAKPDALRDVLAQAEEAGIPVVTLNAGENEFEDLGAFAHFGSDEQLAGQTAGERLKEEGLQHPICVIQEQGHVGLEARCAGVKEALPETEILYVQGTDMTQVSSTATAKLQASTEADSIIGLGAPYTMTLLEAKESAGSDATVASFDMNGDLAQAVVDGDVLFTIDQQPWLQGYLSVDSLWQNHRGAFKIGGGQATLTGPAVVDSSNAEDVLEYANEGIR, from the coding sequence ATGACTGCACGACGTCCTTCCCCCGAGAACCTGCGGCCCAGGGCACCCCGGCGTCTCCTGGCGGCCGCCGCCCTGCTGGTCCCCGCCATGGCGCTCGCCGGCTGCTCGTCCGAGGGCGGCCGGGAGACCACCGCCGCGGGCGAGGGCGGCGGCGGCCAGGCGGCCCAGACCGAGCAGATCAAGATCGCCATGATCACGCACGCCGCCCCGGGCGACACGTTCTGGGACCGGATCCGCGCGGGCGCCGAGGAGGCCTCGGCGAAGGACAACGTGGAGTTCCTCTACGCCTCCGATCCCGAGGGCGGGCGCCAGGCCCAGCTCGTGCAGCAGTACATCGACCAGGGCGTCGACGGGATCGCCGTGACCCTGGCCAAGCCCGACGCCCTGCGGGACGTGCTGGCCCAGGCCGAGGAGGCCGGCATCCCGGTGGTGACCCTCAACGCCGGCGAGAACGAGTTCGAGGACCTCGGCGCGTTCGCGCACTTCGGGTCCGACGAGCAGCTGGCCGGGCAGACGGCGGGGGAGCGGCTCAAGGAGGAGGGCCTGCAGCACCCGATCTGCGTGATCCAGGAGCAGGGCCACGTGGGCCTCGAGGCCCGGTGCGCCGGCGTCAAGGAGGCGCTGCCGGAGACGGAGATCCTCTACGTGCAGGGCACGGACATGACCCAGGTGTCCTCGACCGCCACGGCCAAGCTGCAGGCCTCGACGGAGGCCGACTCGATCATCGGGCTCGGCGCGCCCTACACGATGACCCTGCTCGAGGCGAAGGAGTCGGCCGGCAGCGACGCGACCGTCGCGTCCTTCGACATGAACGGCGACCTCGCCCAGGCCGTCGTCGACGGCGACGTGCTGTTCACCATCGACCAGCAGCCGTGGCTGCAGGGCTACCTGTCCGTGGACTCCCTGTGGCAGAACCACCGGGGCGCCTTCAAGATCGGCGGCGGCCAGGCGACGCTCACGGGTCCCGCCGTCGTGGACTCGTCGAACGCCGAGGACGTCCTCGAGTACGCGAACGAGGGCATCCGCTGA
- a CDS encoding GntR family transcriptional regulator, whose amino-acid sequence MSGPLRLTVDKTSPVPLYHQVAQGLEDAIRSGELPPGTKLDNEIDLANRLNLSRPTMRKAMDQLVRAGLLVRKRGVGTQVVGSQVRRSLELTSLHEDLQRSGGSPSTDVLDFARIPADDEVALLLGIAPGDEVYHLVRLRGTDGEPLALMENWIPCALCKLTREQLEQEGLYSLMRGQGVNFQLAHQRVGAVSADAFQAEQLGVEPGAALVSMHRTAMDDLGRQVETGRHVYRADKYTFELTLVQR is encoded by the coding sequence ATGTCCGGCCCACTCCGTCTCACGGTCGACAAGACCTCCCCCGTGCCCCTCTACCACCAGGTGGCGCAGGGGCTCGAGGACGCGATCCGCAGCGGTGAGCTGCCCCCGGGAACCAAGCTGGACAACGAGATCGACCTCGCCAACCGGCTCAACCTGTCCCGGCCCACCATGCGCAAGGCCATGGACCAGCTCGTGCGCGCCGGGCTGCTGGTGCGCAAGCGCGGTGTGGGCACCCAGGTGGTGGGCAGCCAGGTGCGCCGCTCGCTCGAGCTGACCAGCCTGCACGAGGACCTCCAGCGCAGCGGGGGCAGTCCCAGCACGGACGTGCTGGACTTCGCGCGGATCCCTGCCGACGACGAGGTGGCGCTGCTGCTGGGCATCGCGCCGGGCGACGAGGTCTACCACCTCGTGCGCCTGCGCGGCACGGACGGCGAGCCGCTGGCCCTCATGGAGAACTGGATCCCCTGCGCGCTGTGCAAGCTCACGCGCGAGCAGCTCGAGCAGGAAGGGCTGTACTCCCTGATGCGCGGCCAGGGCGTCAACTTCCAGCTGGCCCACCAGCGGGTGGGCGCCGTCTCGGCCGACGCGTTCCAGGCGGAGCAGCTGGGCGTCGAGCCCGGCGCCGCGCTGGTCAGCATGCACCGCACCGCCATGGACGACCTCGGCCGGCAGGTGGAGACCGGCCGGCACGTGTACCGGGCCGACAAGTACACCTTCGAGCTGACTCTCGTCCAGCGCTGA
- the iolB gene encoding 5-deoxy-glucuronate isomerase, whose translation MHTDSSRPEWVHPKDSAAQDGWFVSLGGHDSAAEVPGWAHTGLRVADLCPGGRIRLDAAEEERIVVPLAGSFTAETNGESYDLAGRPSVFAGPTDVLYTGIRRDLTVSTATGGRVAVASAPARAEHPTRLVTREEIPVELRGAGNCSRQVHNFGTPAALEADRFIVCEVLTPAGNWSSYPPHKHDEEKDGETALEEIYYFETQLAEGMPAPESGGTDPMGYQRVYASDDRPIDVSAEVRSGDVVLVPYGWHGPAMATPGYDLYYLNVMAGPGRVREWLISDDPHHGWIRRTWDESAVDPRLPFGR comes from the coding sequence ATGCACACCGACAGTTCCCGCCCCGAATGGGTCCACCCCAAGGACTCCGCCGCCCAGGACGGCTGGTTCGTCTCCCTGGGCGGCCACGACTCCGCCGCCGAGGTCCCCGGCTGGGCCCACACGGGCCTGCGCGTGGCCGACCTCTGCCCGGGCGGACGGATCCGCCTGGACGCCGCCGAGGAGGAGCGAATCGTGGTGCCCCTGGCGGGGAGCTTCACCGCCGAGACGAATGGTGAGAGCTACGACCTCGCCGGCCGGCCGTCGGTCTTCGCCGGCCCCACCGACGTCCTCTACACCGGGATCCGCCGGGACCTGACCGTGTCCACCGCCACCGGCGGCCGGGTGGCCGTGGCCTCGGCGCCCGCCCGCGCGGAGCACCCGACGCGGCTCGTGACCCGCGAGGAGATCCCGGTGGAGCTGCGCGGGGCGGGGAACTGCTCGCGCCAGGTGCACAACTTCGGCACGCCCGCCGCGCTGGAGGCCGACCGGTTCATCGTGTGCGAGGTGCTCACCCCGGCCGGCAACTGGTCCTCCTACCCGCCGCACAAGCACGACGAGGAGAAGGACGGGGAGACCGCCCTGGAGGAGATCTACTACTTCGAGACGCAGCTCGCCGAGGGCATGCCCGCCCCGGAGTCCGGCGGCACCGACCCGATGGGCTACCAGCGGGTCTACGCCTCGGACGACCGCCCCATCGACGTCAGCGCCGAGGTGCGCTCCGGCGACGTCGTCCTGGTGCCCTACGGCTGGCACGGGCCCGCCATGGCGACCCCCGGCTACGACCTGTACTACCTCAACGTCATGGCCGGGCCGGGCCGGGTGCGGGAGTGGCTGATCAGCGACGACCCCCACCACGGCTGGATCCGCCGGACCTGGGACGAGTCGGCCGTCGACCCCCGGCTGCCCTTCGGCCGCTGA
- a CDS encoding MFS transporter yields the protein MPIRPGDRTRTRPPDDGTARTWSRRLALLVSTVLFMEHLDGTILVTAAPSIAADLGVGSAEIGLAMTVYLVTVATFIPVGGWLAGRFGPRWVFCASIVVFTLASLLCAAGSSLPALVAARVLQGLGGAMMVPVGQLIVLRATDRRDLLRAIAWITWPALLAPVLAPLVGGLLTSWASWHWIFLINVPVGAAALVAALRLVRDTETERRSLDVPGLLWCTVAVFGLVAGLQLVPHAGWAGAAVGLLCVAALSGAVAVRWLLRAANPLLDLRVYRIAGYRAANSGGFVYRAVVSSVPFLLPLLLQDGFGRSPVESGLLVTAVFLGNVGVKPATTPLLRRFGFRTVLIASVSGGAVCIATFLLLAPGTPLWLVTLLLLASGALRSIGFTAYNSLQFADVEPAQISSANTLSATSAQLATGLGIAVGALVLQLASAAAGILPEAGDLLPYRAAFAVMATLLLLPLVSALRLPPSVAEHVSGHATTVPAPPRTPSGKRTP from the coding sequence GTGCCGATCCGTCCGGGCGACCGCACCCGGACTCGTCCCCCGGACGACGGGACCGCCCGCACATGGAGCCGCCGGCTCGCGCTGCTCGTGTCCACCGTGCTGTTCATGGAGCACCTCGACGGCACGATCCTCGTCACCGCGGCGCCGAGCATCGCGGCCGATCTCGGCGTCGGCAGCGCCGAGATCGGCCTCGCGATGACCGTCTACCTCGTCACGGTGGCCACGTTCATCCCCGTGGGCGGCTGGCTCGCCGGCCGATTCGGGCCCCGGTGGGTGTTCTGCGCATCCATTGTCGTCTTCACGCTCGCCTCCCTCCTGTGCGCTGCCGGCAGCAGCCTCCCGGCACTGGTGGCGGCGCGGGTCCTTCAGGGCCTCGGCGGGGCCATGATGGTCCCGGTCGGGCAGCTCATCGTCCTGCGCGCCACGGACCGGCGCGATCTGCTGCGGGCCATCGCATGGATCACGTGGCCGGCGCTGCTCGCGCCCGTGCTGGCCCCGCTCGTGGGCGGGCTGCTGACCTCCTGGGCGAGCTGGCACTGGATCTTCCTGATCAACGTCCCGGTGGGCGCGGCGGCCCTCGTCGCGGCGCTGCGGCTCGTCCGCGACACGGAGACCGAACGCCGGTCCCTCGACGTGCCGGGGCTGCTGTGGTGCACGGTCGCCGTGTTCGGCCTGGTCGCCGGTCTGCAGCTCGTCCCGCACGCCGGATGGGCCGGCGCCGCGGTCGGGCTGCTGTGCGTCGCGGCCCTCAGCGGAGCCGTCGCCGTGCGCTGGCTGCTGCGCGCCGCGAACCCCCTGCTGGACCTGCGGGTCTACCGGATCGCCGGCTACCGGGCGGCGAACTCGGGCGGCTTCGTCTACCGGGCGGTCGTCAGCTCGGTCCCGTTCCTGCTGCCGCTGCTGCTCCAGGACGGATTCGGCCGGTCGCCCGTGGAGTCCGGTCTGCTCGTCACCGCCGTGTTCCTCGGCAACGTGGGCGTCAAGCCGGCCACCACCCCGCTGCTGCGCCGGTTCGGGTTCCGCACCGTCCTCATCGCCTCCGTGTCCGGCGGTGCGGTCTGCATCGCGACGTTCCTGCTCCTGGCTCCGGGCACGCCCCTGTGGCTCGTCACCCTGCTGCTGCTGGCCAGCGGGGCGCTGCGCTCGATCGGATTCACCGCCTACAACTCCCTGCAGTTCGCCGACGTGGAACCGGCGCAGATCTCTTCGGCGAACACCCTGTCCGCCACCAGCGCGCAACTGGCCACCGGGCTGGGGATCGCCGTGGGAGCCCTCGTCCTGCAGCTGGCCTCGGCCGCTGCCGGAATTCTCCCCGAGGCCGGAGACCTGCTCCCGTACCGGGCGGCCTTCGCCGTCATGGCAACCCTGCTCCTGCTGCCCCTGGTCAGTGCGCTGCGGCTCCCACCCTCGGTGGCCGAGCACGTCAGCGGGCACGCCACCACCGTCCCGGCGCCACCCCGCACCCCTTCAGGAAAGAGGACACCATGA
- a CDS encoding aldo/keto reductase: MNQIEMHPYFGQRPQRQFHAEHGILTQSWSPLGRGGALLAEPALEEIARAHGVGTGQVVLRWHVQQGVVPIRTSANPERRRVNRELDFELSPEQMAAVDRLEQGRIWGQDPEEYEEF, from the coding sequence GTGAACCAGATCGAGATGCACCCCTATTTCGGACAGCGCCCGCAGCGACAGTTCCACGCCGAGCACGGCATCCTCACACAGAGCTGGAGCCCGCTCGGGCGGGGCGGGGCCCTGCTGGCCGAACCGGCGCTGGAGGAGATCGCCCGCGCCCACGGCGTCGGGACCGGTCAGGTCGTGCTGCGCTGGCACGTCCAGCAGGGGGTCGTCCCGATCCGCACCTCCGCGAACCCGGAGCGACGCCGCGTCAACCGGGAACTGGATTTCGAGCTCAGTCCCGAGCAGATGGCCGCCGTCGACAGGTTGGAGCAGGGTCGCATCTGGGGCCAGGACCCCGAGGAGTACGAGGAGTTCTGA
- a CDS encoding sugar phosphate isomerase/epimerase family protein: protein MKLGVYNAILHDRPLPEALKVIADLGLTGIEINTGGFLPAVHVPDMDQILESDAARDDYLGVFEGTGVSMAGLNCNGNPLHPKRAIGEKHAEDIRRSIRLAERLGQTRVVTMSGLPGGEPGATVPNWVVNAWNSASLDVLDYQWGLVADFWRETDRMAADHGVKVALELHPQNVVFNTADVYKLVELTGATHVGVELDASHLFWQQMDPVAVVRELGPLILHAAAKDVRINQDNAALYGVLDNSFRRLSAEEDRTNLGGDEWANEWPKDSAWDFVALGRGHDTAYWAEFLTALHEVDPDMAVNIEHEDVSLGRIEGLEIAAGVLKDAAASVGALR, encoded by the coding sequence GTGAAGCTCGGCGTCTACAACGCGATCCTGCACGACCGCCCGCTCCCGGAGGCCCTGAAGGTCATCGCCGACCTCGGCCTGACCGGCATCGAGATCAACACCGGTGGATTCCTGCCGGCCGTCCACGTCCCGGACATGGACCAGATCCTCGAGAGCGACGCCGCCCGCGACGACTACCTGGGCGTCTTCGAGGGCACCGGCGTGTCGATGGCCGGGCTGAACTGCAACGGCAACCCGCTGCACCCCAAGCGTGCCATCGGGGAGAAGCACGCCGAGGACATCCGCCGCTCCATCCGGCTGGCCGAGCGGCTGGGCCAGACCCGGGTGGTCACCATGTCCGGGCTGCCCGGCGGGGAGCCCGGGGCCACCGTGCCCAACTGGGTCGTCAACGCCTGGAACTCCGCCTCCCTGGACGTGCTGGACTACCAGTGGGGTCTCGTCGCCGATTTCTGGCGGGAGACCGACCGGATGGCCGCCGACCACGGCGTGAAGGTGGCCCTGGAGCTGCACCCGCAGAACGTCGTCTTCAACACCGCCGACGTCTACAAGCTCGTCGAGCTGACCGGTGCCACCCACGTGGGCGTGGAGCTCGACGCCTCGCACCTGTTCTGGCAGCAGATGGACCCGGTCGCCGTGGTCCGCGAGCTCGGCCCGCTGATCCTCCACGCGGCCGCGAAGGACGTGCGGATCAACCAGGACAACGCCGCGCTCTACGGTGTGCTGGACAACAGCTTCCGCCGCCTCTCCGCCGAGGAGGACCGCACCAACCTCGGCGGGGACGAGTGGGCCAACGAGTGGCCGAAGGACTCCGCGTGGGACTTCGTGGCACTGGGCCGCGGCCACGACACCGCCTACTGGGCCGAGTTCCTCACCGCGCTGCACGAGGTCGACCCGGACATGGCCGTCAACATCGAGCACGAGGACGTCTCCCTGGGCCGGATCGAGGGCCTCGAGATCGCCGCCGGCGTCCTGAAGGACGCCGCCGCGTCCGTCGGCGCCCTGCGCTGA
- a CDS encoding Gfo/Idh/MocA family protein: protein MTDSIGIAVIGAGMAGQAHAAAYRVAPTLYDPVLPPLRYVAIGDVNETLGGHVARRYGYEKAVGSWEAVAEDPEIDVVSVVIANRFHRRAVEGLLEAGKHVLCEKPLSDTLEDARAMAAAAEQAESVARIGFTFRRTPGIAAIRDLIQDGTLGKVLHFSGRYWTDYGFNPKAPMSWRYKGGPGSGALADVGSHLAYVAEFLCGDIASVSGGRLATTITERPLPLGAVTGHHLVEVSDVHEPVENDDYAAYSAEFASGAGSLEVSRVAAGHPNTLTFEVFCEKGAARFNQLRPAEIELFLREGPEATNGYRTVNLGPGHPYLSQGLAMDAPGVGFGQNDAFGYQARAFLEEVAGLDESVSLPRNASFADGVHNMEILQAAVESATHHGKKVVL from the coding sequence ATGACCGACAGCATCGGCATCGCCGTCATCGGCGCCGGCATGGCAGGCCAGGCCCACGCGGCCGCCTACCGCGTGGCCCCCACGCTCTACGACCCCGTCCTGCCCCCGCTGCGCTACGTCGCCATCGGCGACGTCAACGAGACCCTCGGTGGCCACGTGGCCCGCCGCTACGGCTATGAGAAGGCCGTCGGCTCCTGGGAGGCGGTCGCGGAGGACCCGGAGATCGACGTGGTCAGCGTCGTCATCGCGAACCGCTTCCACCGCCGGGCGGTCGAGGGCCTGCTGGAGGCGGGCAAGCACGTGCTGTGCGAGAAGCCGCTCAGCGACACCCTCGAGGACGCCCGCGCCATGGCCGCCGCCGCCGAGCAGGCGGAGTCCGTCGCCCGGATCGGCTTCACCTTCCGGCGCACCCCCGGCATCGCCGCGATCCGCGACCTGATCCAGGACGGCACCCTGGGCAAGGTCCTGCACTTCAGCGGCCGGTACTGGACCGACTACGGGTTCAACCCCAAGGCCCCGATGAGCTGGCGCTACAAGGGCGGCCCCGGCTCCGGTGCGCTGGCCGATGTCGGCAGCCACCTGGCCTACGTCGCGGAATTCCTCTGCGGCGACATCGCCTCCGTGTCCGGCGGACGCCTGGCCACCACCATCACCGAACGCCCCCTGCCCCTGGGCGCGGTGACCGGCCACCACCTGGTGGAGGTCAGCGACGTCCACGAGCCGGTCGAGAACGACGACTACGCCGCCTACTCCGCGGAGTTCGCCTCCGGCGCCGGCAGCCTCGAGGTCTCCCGGGTGGCGGCCGGGCACCCCAACACGCTGACCTTCGAGGTGTTCTGCGAGAAGGGTGCGGCCCGGTTCAACCAGCTGCGCCCGGCCGAGATCGAGCTGTTCCTCCGCGAGGGGCCCGAGGCCACCAACGGCTACCGCACCGTCAACCTCGGCCCCGGCCACCCCTACCTGTCGCAGGGACTGGCCATGGACGCCCCCGGCGTCGGCTTCGGCCAGAACGACGCCTTCGGCTACCAGGCCCGCGCCTTCCTCGAGGAGGTCGCAGGTCTCGACGAGTCCGTTTCACTGCCGCGCAACGCCTCCTTCGCGGACGGCGTGCACAACATGGAGATCCTGCAGGCGGCCGTGGAGTCGGCCACCCACCACGGAAAGAAGGTCGTCCTGTGA
- a CDS encoding LacI family DNA-binding transcriptional regulator, whose protein sequence is MVNTRPPTIYDVARSAGVSKSLVSLVLRGSPSVSEARRTAVLEAVERLGYRPSQAAAALAGATTRTIGVVIDDWRNLWFVELLRGLQEGLAPHGLRIAVADHTLNAHVEAHPLDGFLSMRVDGLVIATEPTGAMRVPEGLPVVVAGHREGVVPGAEVVANDDRLGARLATEHLIGLGHRGIGHLTGGGGAARLRAEGFAAAMAAAGLEPRTVAGHGATTEEDGYAAAVRLLDAAPETTAVFAANDTMAMGALAAAGERGLRVPHELSVVGYDDSPIASTHLLRLTTVDSRNAEIGAVAAERLVARIGGGPDTGAAVLLEPELVVRGSTAAPRATG, encoded by the coding sequence GTGGTGAACACTCGACCGCCCACCATCTACGACGTCGCCCGGAGCGCGGGCGTCTCCAAGTCCTTGGTGTCCCTCGTCCTGCGCGGCTCCCCCAGCGTCTCCGAGGCCCGGCGGACCGCCGTCCTGGAGGCGGTGGAGCGGCTGGGCTATCGCCCCAGCCAGGCCGCCGCGGCGCTGGCCGGGGCGACGACGCGCACCATCGGGGTGGTCATCGACGACTGGCGGAACCTGTGGTTCGTGGAGCTGCTGCGCGGTCTGCAGGAGGGCCTGGCGCCGCACGGACTGCGGATCGCGGTCGCCGACCACACGCTCAACGCGCACGTGGAGGCGCACCCGCTGGACGGCTTCCTGTCGATGCGCGTCGACGGGCTGGTGATCGCCACCGAGCCGACCGGGGCCATGCGCGTGCCCGAGGGACTGCCCGTCGTGGTGGCCGGCCACCGGGAGGGCGTGGTGCCGGGTGCCGAGGTCGTCGCCAACGACGACCGGCTCGGCGCGCGCCTGGCGACGGAGCACCTGATCGGCCTCGGCCACCGCGGCATCGGCCACCTCACGGGCGGCGGCGGAGCGGCCCGGCTGCGGGCGGAGGGCTTCGCGGCGGCGATGGCCGCGGCCGGCCTCGAGCCCCGCACCGTCGCCGGGCACGGTGCCACCACGGAGGAGGACGGCTACGCCGCCGCGGTGCGCCTGCTCGACGCCGCTCCGGAGACCACGGCGGTCTTCGCCGCCAACGACACCATGGCCATGGGGGCGCTCGCGGCGGCCGGTGAGCGCGGGCTGCGCGTGCCGCATGAGCTCTCGGTGGTCGGCTACGACGACTCCCCCATCGCCTCCACCCATCTCCTGCGGCTGACCACCGTCGACAGCCGCAACGCGGAGATTGGCGCGGTCGCCGCCGAGCGGCTGGTGGCCCGGATCGGCGGGGGCCCGGACACGGGGGCGGCGGTCCTGCTCGAGCCGGAGCTGGTCGTCCGCGGCTCCACGGCGGCACCCCGCGCGACCGGGTGA